The sequence below is a genomic window from Campylobacter concisus.
GCAAATACAACAAAACCAGTGATCGGCATACCAATGGCAGGTTCGGCTCTAAGTGGTGTTGATGCACTTTACTCAACTGTGCAAATGCCAAGTGGTATGCCAGTGGCAACTCTAGCTATCGGAAAAGCTGGAGCGATAAATGCAGCCTATTTGGCAGTGCAAATTTTAGCCCTTGAAGATGATAGTCTAGCAAGTGCTCTAAAAGCTGACAGAGAGGCAAAGATAAAGGCTTTAGAGGAAGATTCTTCAAAGGTTGAAGTGATACTGTAAAAAGGAGAAGCGGTGCAGACTTATCTTGGTGTTGATGAATTTTGCAAACTTGTGCACTTGGAGCGTGAAGTTATCGAAGATATGATAAATCGTGGCGTTTTGAAAACCAAAGAGGAAAATGGAGAAATTTTGATAGAAGCGAGCGAAGGAACGATGAGTGTGGTACCTAGTGTTTCGCAAAATTTATCCTTGCAGCCGCAAGGCCAAGATGGTATCAGCTTTGTTGAAAAGACGATTGGAACGATATTAAATTTACACGAAAAGGTGCTTGACGCAAAGGATGAGACGCTTGAAACCTTAAGAAATGAGAATAAATTTTTAAAAGAGGCGTTAATCTCGATGCAAGAGCTCTACGACGAGGATAGAAAAACGGTCGAAACGCTCACGAAGCAGCTAAAAAATTCGCAAGACGAAGTAGAGTTTTTAAAGCGAAAATACAAGCTCATGTGGAACCAAGCGGTTGAAAATTTTAACGGACAAAAGTAGTTTATGAAGATTATAAATTTAGAGGAAAGCTTTGAAATTTACGGAGTAAAAACTCGCACTAAAAATGAAGATGAGATAGGCGGCAAGGGTAAAATTCCAGCTTTATGGTCTAAATTTATGAGTGAGTACTATGATGGCAAGAGTGAAATTTATAGCGTTTACTGCAACTACGAAAGTGATCTTAACGGACATTACGATAA
It includes:
- the purE gene encoding 5-(carboxyamino)imidazole ribonucleotide mutase, yielding MKFVSIIMGSKSDYEIVSEAAKTLEKFGVKYELIISSAHRSPKRTSEYVANAEKKGAKVFIAAAGMAAHLAGAIAANTTKPVIGIPMAGSALSGVDALYSTVQMPSGMPVATLAIGKAGAINAAYLAVQILALEDDSLASALKADREAKIKALEEDSSKVEVIL
- a CDS encoding DUF3972 domain-containing protein encodes the protein MQTYLGVDEFCKLVHLEREVIEDMINRGVLKTKEENGEILIEASEGTMSVVPSVSQNLSLQPQGQDGISFVEKTIGTILNLHEKVLDAKDETLETLRNENKFLKEALISMQELYDEDRKTVETLTKQLKNSQDEVEFLKRKYKLMWNQAVENFNGQK